One window of the Rhodococcus sovatensis genome contains the following:
- a CDS encoding mycofactocin-coupled SDR family oxidoreductase, which translates to MGKLDGKVAFITGAARGQGRSHALKLAQEGADIIAIDLCAQVSSVGYPLATAEDLAETVEQVEALDRRIVASTADVRDTAQLKKAVDDGVAELGRLDIVLANAGIASFAPIEDLTDEAWDDMIDINLTGVFKTVRAAVPHIKSGGRGGAIVLTSSTAGIKGLANLAHYVAAKHGVVGLVKTLANELAPFEIRVNSVHPTSVDTDMIHNAQTYATFMPDNPDPKREDAAEAFKTLNALPIEWVEPVDISNAIAFLVSDDARYITGVQLPVDAGSVIK; encoded by the coding sequence ATGGGAAAGCTCGACGGGAAAGTTGCATTCATCACCGGCGCTGCGCGTGGTCAAGGCCGCAGCCACGCGCTCAAGTTGGCTCAGGAAGGCGCCGACATCATCGCGATAGACCTGTGCGCCCAGGTCTCCAGCGTGGGTTATCCGCTTGCTACCGCTGAGGATCTGGCCGAGACGGTCGAGCAGGTCGAAGCTCTCGACCGCCGGATCGTCGCGTCCACCGCCGACGTCCGAGACACCGCACAGCTGAAGAAGGCAGTCGACGACGGTGTCGCCGAACTCGGCCGCCTCGACATCGTCCTGGCCAACGCCGGGATCGCGAGCTTCGCACCCATCGAAGACCTCACCGACGAGGCCTGGGACGACATGATCGACATCAACCTGACCGGTGTCTTCAAGACTGTTCGCGCCGCGGTGCCACACATCAAGTCCGGTGGCCGCGGTGGTGCGATAGTACTGACCAGCTCGACGGCAGGGATCAAAGGTCTCGCCAACCTCGCGCACTACGTCGCCGCGAAGCACGGCGTCGTCGGCCTGGTGAAGACACTCGCAAACGAACTGGCACCGTTCGAGATTCGCGTCAACTCCGTGCACCCGACATCGGTCGACACCGACATGATCCATAACGCCCAGACTTATGCGACGTTCATGCCGGACAACCCCGATCCGAAACGGGAGGATGCAGCCGAGGCGTTCAAGACTCTCAACGCATTGCCGATCGAATGGGTCGAACCCGTCGACATCTCCAACGCGATCGCATTCCTGGTCTCCGACGATGCCCGCTACATCACCGGCGTCCAACTTCCCGTCGATGCAGGATCTGTGATCAAGTGA
- a CDS encoding MoxR family ATPase has product MTVVLSIAEVRRRIATHLVGRSHELDLVLAAVAAGRDLLIEGPPGTSKSTLLGAITAEWGIPLLFVEGNADLTPARIVGHHNPARVLREDYSEDNFVPGPLVEAMRTGGFLYVEEFNRAPEDTLNTLLTAMAERRIAIPRVGTVHASPTFRVVASMNPYDNVGTTRLSTSVHDRLCRLAIGYQDAESERGIVALRTESDSIRLIADSVAITRATREHEDIAQGSSVRGAIDLTLVAQQLADLREVPIPEVPDIDPPRNLPEPYQQVMLDAIYVALSGRIHVDETAEATPEGVLYTIWQDHFLLKPAAAAPG; this is encoded by the coding sequence ATGACGGTCGTTCTGTCGATCGCCGAGGTGCGTCGCCGTATCGCGACGCACCTCGTCGGTCGTAGCCATGAACTCGACCTAGTCCTCGCGGCGGTCGCGGCCGGGCGGGACCTGCTGATCGAGGGCCCGCCCGGCACCAGCAAGAGCACCTTGCTCGGCGCTATCACCGCGGAGTGGGGCATTCCCCTTCTGTTCGTCGAGGGCAATGCCGACCTCACCCCGGCACGAATCGTCGGACACCACAATCCAGCTCGGGTTCTGCGCGAGGACTACAGCGAGGACAACTTCGTTCCCGGCCCACTCGTCGAGGCGATGCGCACCGGCGGATTTCTGTACGTCGAGGAGTTCAACCGCGCGCCGGAGGACACGCTGAACACCCTGTTGACCGCAATGGCCGAGCGAAGAATAGCCATTCCACGCGTCGGAACCGTGCACGCATCGCCGACTTTTCGAGTCGTCGCGTCGATGAACCCCTACGACAATGTCGGCACCACACGACTGTCGACAAGCGTCCACGACCGCCTGTGCCGCCTCGCGATCGGCTATCAGGACGCCGAGTCCGAGCGCGGAATCGTCGCATTGCGAACAGAATCCGACTCGATCAGGCTCATCGCCGATTCGGTCGCAATCACGCGCGCAACCCGTGAGCACGAGGACATCGCTCAGGGCAGCAGTGTGCGCGGGGCGATCGATCTGACCCTCGTCGCGCAGCAGTTGGCGGATCTACGTGAAGTACCGATTCCGGAGGTACCCGATATCGATCCACCGCGGAATCTCCCCGAGCCGTACCAGCAGGTAATGCTCGACGCGATCTACGTTGCTTTGTCAGGGCGCATCCATGTCGACGAAACTGCAGAGGCGACACCGGAGGGCGTTCTCTACACAATCTGGCAGGACCACTTTCTGCTGAAGCCGGCAGCCGCAGCACCGGGTTGA
- a CDS encoding mycofactocin-coupled SDR family oxidoreductase yields MTGKLDGKVAFITGAARSQGRSHALRLAKEGADIIAIDLCAPVDTIEMYPGATEADLAETVKLVEDLDRRIVATKADVRDSAAVKKAVDDGVAELGRLDIVLGNAGVFEIAPALEITDEAWQTMLDVNLTGVWNTCRAALPHLVAGGRGGSILLTSSTAGLKGTPNTVHYTATKHGVVGIMRTLANEFGQHSIRVNTVHPTGVDTVMIQNPKTWGLFLPDDPNPSREKAEAIFATTNTLPIPWVEPIDISNAIAFLVSDEARYITGATLPVDAGYTIK; encoded by the coding sequence GTGACCGGCAAACTCGACGGCAAGGTCGCATTCATCACCGGTGCCGCGCGCAGCCAGGGACGCAGCCACGCACTTCGGCTCGCCAAGGAGGGTGCCGACATCATCGCAATCGACCTGTGCGCTCCCGTCGACACAATCGAAATGTACCCCGGTGCAACGGAAGCCGACCTCGCTGAGACGGTGAAACTGGTCGAGGACCTCGACCGCAGGATCGTCGCCACCAAGGCCGATGTCCGAGATTCGGCCGCCGTGAAAAAGGCCGTCGACGACGGCGTGGCCGAACTCGGCCGCCTCGACATCGTGCTCGGCAACGCCGGTGTATTCGAAATCGCGCCTGCTCTCGAGATCACCGACGAGGCCTGGCAGACCATGCTCGACGTCAACCTCACCGGGGTGTGGAACACGTGCCGTGCGGCACTGCCCCACCTTGTCGCCGGCGGACGGGGTGGTTCGATCCTTTTGACGAGTTCGACAGCAGGGCTGAAGGGAACACCGAACACCGTGCATTACACCGCAACCAAACACGGTGTCGTCGGAATCATGCGTACGCTGGCGAACGAATTCGGTCAGCACAGCATTCGTGTCAATACCGTCCATCCCACCGGAGTCGACACGGTGATGATCCAGAACCCCAAGACATGGGGATTGTTCCTTCCCGACGATCCGAACCCGAGCAGGGAAAAGGCAGAGGCGATATTTGCAACGACCAATACCCTGCCGATTCCGTGGGTCGAACCGATCGACATCTCCAACGCCATCGCGTTCCTGGTCTCCGACGAGGCCCGATACATCACCGGTGCAACGCTTCCCGTCGACGCTGGCTACACGATAAAATGA